The following are from one region of the Stanieria cyanosphaera PCC 7437 genome:
- a CDS encoding glycosyltransferase has product MKIAFVAQPWSFARPIIGCDSLGIWTYQVARRLNNSTQVLYYGLKDNNYPSVYQESGIEYHGISSNFDKYLKIFRILDRWQITSPQRPFFASRLYGLGYIYQVAKSLQKEQCDLIHIHNFSQFAPIIKAFNPHSKIVLHMHCEWLNQLNWEMINRRLQYIDLVISCSDYLTEKSSKRFSHLDNRFQTVYNGVDTTLFTNNYSQNQTQDYSSKKNKNILFVGRISPEKGIHILVDAFKQVVKQHPNTTLTIAGPKAIVCPEFLVRLDDNPKVQNLIRFYQKSQDYFEYIQSQIEPEIADKNQFTGPLNQLELVDYYRQADLVINPSLSEAFGMSLVEAMAMEIAVIGAKAGGMPNVIEEGKVGLLAESADTESLVQAILQLLQNEDTCKAMGKAGRQRVLKLFCWDRVTENLLDIYQNLLQHG; this is encoded by the coding sequence ATGAAAATAGCTTTTGTTGCTCAACCTTGGTCGTTTGCTCGTCCAATTATAGGTTGTGATTCTCTTGGTATCTGGACTTATCAAGTTGCTCGCCGTTTAAATAACTCTACACAAGTTCTTTATTATGGTTTAAAAGATAATAATTATCCGTCGGTTTATCAAGAATCGGGAATAGAGTATCACGGGATCTCATCAAATTTTGACAAATATTTGAAAATATTTAGAATCTTAGACCGATGGCAAATAACTTCTCCTCAACGACCTTTTTTTGCTTCACGTCTTTATGGTTTAGGCTATATTTATCAGGTAGCCAAGAGCCTACAAAAAGAGCAATGCGATCTGATCCATATTCATAATTTTTCTCAATTTGCACCCATTATTAAAGCTTTTAATCCTCACAGTAAAATTGTTTTACATATGCATTGTGAGTGGTTAAATCAACTGAATTGGGAAATGATCAATCGACGACTACAATATATTGATTTAGTAATTAGTTGTAGTGATTATCTTACTGAAAAATCAAGTAAGCGTTTTTCTCATTTAGACAATCGATTTCAAACTGTCTACAATGGAGTAGATACTACACTTTTTACGAATAATTATTCTCAGAATCAAACTCAAGATTACTCTTCAAAAAAAAATAAAAATATCTTATTTGTAGGAAGAATTTCACCAGAAAAAGGCATACATATTTTAGTAGATGCTTTCAAACAAGTAGTTAAACAACATCCAAATACTACTTTAACTATTGCAGGACCAAAAGCAATTGTTTGTCCTGAGTTTTTAGTTCGTTTAGATGATAACCCAAAAGTTCAAAACTTAATCCGCTTTTATCAGAAATCTCAAGATTATTTTGAGTATATTCAATCGCAAATTGAACCAGAAATTGCAGATAAAAATCAATTTACAGGTCCTTTAAATCAGCTTGAATTAGTTGATTATTATCGTCAAGCAGATCTGGTGATCAATCCTTCTCTTAGTGAAGCGTTTGGTATGAGTTTAGTAGAGGCAATGGCAATGGAAATTGCTGTGATTGGTGCTAAAGCGGGGGGAATGCCTAATGTGATTGAGGAAGGCAAAGTAGGATTATTAGCTGAATCAGCAGATACTGAGTCTTTAGTTCAAGCTATTTTACAGTTACTTCAGAATGAAGATACTTGTAAAGCAATGGGTAAAGCTGGTCGTCAGAGAGTATTAAAGTTATTTTGTTGGGATAGAGTCACTGAAAATCTGCTGGATATTTATCAGAATCTGCTTCAACATGGTTAA
- a CDS encoding O-antigen ligase family protein, which translates to MPELVRLGERVLIVSCLIYLTGTCYNLFPLPVISGIQYLLYGLVFLLVLARWQRTINTAINDPFIWLLLTLAVLSSLWSNVPGDTFSNSIVAWQTALVGVYLASCYTTKQQLKLLGIALIIVIIFNFIYTLLFPGLGIDSEVHIGAWQGAFDQKNFLAQIAVLSSLVFLFLCIIFRKYRYLTWTGLFLSFVMLLLSTSKTGLVVFLSIVGLLQFYRTLRWRNPRSILILTLIGLFIASVVVLLIGNAELIVTSLGKDITLSGRTELWNGVIDQIRQKPWLGYGRGGFWNSESNMSEIVGSYVAINFLVPDAHNGFLDLTADLGIVGLILFLCSFIFAFQRAFVYARLNFAPEALWHLTYLSCFFLYNLTESSVMKHNSIIWTVYMVVSLSLNRKDSQKKVPKFKSDFSYN; encoded by the coding sequence ATGCCTGAATTAGTCAGATTAGGAGAAAGGGTTTTAATTGTTAGTTGTTTAATCTATCTAACAGGAACTTGTTATAACTTGTTTCCATTACCCGTCATCTCAGGAATTCAATATTTACTTTACGGATTAGTTTTTTTACTAGTTTTAGCTCGTTGGCAAAGAACGATTAATACAGCAATCAATGACCCTTTTATTTGGCTGTTATTAACCTTAGCAGTTTTGTCTTCTCTTTGGTCTAATGTACCTGGCGATACTTTTAGTAATAGTATTGTTGCTTGGCAAACAGCTTTAGTAGGAGTTTATCTGGCTTCTTGCTATACCACCAAACAACAACTCAAGTTACTAGGTATAGCATTAATTATTGTTATAATTTTCAATTTTATCTACACCTTATTATTTCCTGGATTAGGAATAGATTCAGAAGTACATATTGGAGCTTGGCAAGGAGCTTTTGACCAAAAAAACTTTTTAGCGCAAATTGCTGTTCTCAGTTCTTTAGTATTTTTATTTCTATGTATTATTTTTCGTAAATACCGTTATTTGACTTGGACAGGATTATTTTTATCATTTGTGATGTTGTTGTTATCTACTTCTAAAACTGGACTGGTTGTATTTCTGTCTATAGTTGGTCTTTTGCAATTTTATCGAACTTTACGCTGGCGTAACCCAAGATCTATTTTGATTTTGACTCTCATTGGTTTATTTATTGCTTCTGTAGTGGTTCTTTTAATAGGAAATGCAGAACTAATTGTTACTAGCTTAGGTAAAGACATAACATTAAGTGGTCGTACAGAATTGTGGAACGGTGTAATTGATCAAATTCGACAAAAACCTTGGCTTGGTTACGGAAGAGGTGGTTTTTGGAATTCCGAGAGCAATATGTCAGAAATTGTTGGTTCTTATGTTGCTATCAATTTTCTAGTTCCTGATGCCCATAACGGCTTTTTGGACTTAACTGCTGATTTGGGAATTGTTGGTTTAATTTTATTTTTATGTAGTTTTATTTTTGCTTTTCAAAGAGCTTTTGTTTATGCACGTCTAAATTTTGCTCCCGAAGCTCTTTGGCATTTAACTTATTTATCCTGCTTTTTTCTTTATAATTTGACTGAAAGTTCTGTAATGAAACACAATTCTATTATTTGGACTGTATATATGGTAGTTAGTCTTTCTTTAAATAGAAAAGATTCTCAAAAAAAAGTACCCAAGTTTAAATCTGACTTTAGCTATAATTAA
- a CDS encoding PIG-L deacetylase family protein: MVKLIRKIYQSILNSKLKQYNPENWQKSTIVFAPHQDDETLGCGGTIIRKKQAGATVKIVFMTDGSGSHAHLIPAAKLKQIRTQEAIAAAEVLGVSSEDVLFLEYKDGNLQRFQEQGIEKVVEILQTYQPKEIFIPYHRDVISDHIATNQIVIAALEQLRLPATVYEYPIWFWRHFPWTSFGANLKEALSVLKSTVYARFGVEFVQTFHCRVDIQDVLSQKKKALAQHKSQMEQLLPNCGWIRLQDLVRGEFLACFCQDFELFYQRKT; encoded by the coding sequence ATGGTTAAATTAATCAGAAAAATCTATCAATCGATTCTTAATTCCAAACTAAAGCAATACAACCCAGAAAATTGGCAAAAATCAACGATTGTGTTTGCTCCTCATCAAGACGATGAAACGTTGGGTTGTGGCGGTACAATTATTCGTAAAAAACAAGCAGGAGCAACCGTTAAAATTGTTTTTATGACCGATGGTAGTGGTTCTCATGCTCATTTGATACCCGCAGCAAAGTTAAAACAAATCAGAACGCAAGAAGCGATCGCTGCTGCTGAAGTTTTAGGTGTATCATCAGAAGATGTGCTGTTTTTAGAGTATAAAGACGGCAATTTACAAAGATTTCAAGAGCAAGGAATTGAAAAAGTCGTAGAAATTCTGCAAACTTATCAACCGAAAGAAATTTTTATTCCCTATCATCGAGATGTAATTTCCGATCATATTGCTACTAATCAAATTGTGATTGCTGCTTTAGAGCAATTGAGACTTCCAGCTACAGTGTATGAATATCCTATCTGGTTTTGGCGACATTTTCCTTGGACGAGTTTTGGTGCTAATCTCAAAGAAGCTTTATCAGTTTTAAAAAGCACTGTTTACGCTCGTTTTGGAGTTGAATTTGTGCAAACATTTCATTGTCGAGTTGATATTCAAGACGTTTTGTCACAGAAAAAGAAAGCTTTAGCACAACATAAATCTCAAATGGAACAATTATTACCTAATTGTGGTTGGATTAGACTTCAAGATTTAGTTCGAGGAGAATTTTTAGCTTGTTTTTGCCAAGATTTTGAATTGTTTTACCAAAGAAAAACTTAG
- the fni gene encoding type 2 isopentenyl-diphosphate Delta-isomerase, translating into MTTTTNTQTRKADHLRICLEEDVQFHRLTNGFDQYRFTHCCLPELDFTEIETETTFLGKQLGAPLLISSMTGGTEEAKMINYRLAEVAQTYRLAMGVGSQRVAVENPDVADTFAVRSLAPDALLFANLGAVQLNYTYGLEQCLRVVEILEADALILHLNPLQECIQPKGDTNFKGLLDKIHQLCEQISVPVIAKEVGNGISASMAGKLLEAGVVAIDVAGAGGTSWAKVESERAENNLQRRLGKTFADWGLPTADCLVEIRHNYPDIPLIASGGLRDGMEVAKAIALGADLAGLAFPFLQAASESPTALDELVQLLIAEIKTVLFCTGNQNLTELKRSHSLHKIS; encoded by the coding sequence GTGACGACAACAACTAATACCCAGACACGTAAAGCAGATCATTTGCGAATTTGTTTGGAAGAAGATGTACAGTTTCATCGTTTGACGAACGGTTTTGATCAGTACCGTTTTACTCACTGTTGTTTGCCAGAATTAGATTTTACAGAGATTGAGACCGAAACTACTTTTTTGGGTAAGCAATTGGGTGCGCCTCTGTTGATTTCTTCGATGACTGGCGGTACGGAAGAAGCTAAAATGATTAACTATCGTTTGGCAGAAGTAGCTCAAACCTACCGTTTGGCGATGGGAGTAGGTTCGCAACGAGTAGCGGTGGAAAACCCCGACGTGGCAGATACCTTTGCCGTGCGATCGCTTGCCCCTGATGCTTTATTATTTGCTAATCTTGGTGCGGTACAGCTTAATTACACTTATGGTTTAGAGCAGTGTTTACGGGTGGTAGAGATTCTTGAAGCTGATGCTTTAATTCTTCATCTTAATCCTCTACAAGAGTGTATCCAACCCAAAGGAGATACTAATTTTAAAGGTTTACTCGATAAAATCCATCAGCTATGCGAGCAAATTTCTGTTCCTGTCATTGCGAAGGAAGTAGGTAACGGCATTTCTGCATCGATGGCAGGAAAATTGCTTGAAGCAGGAGTAGTTGCGATCGATGTTGCTGGTGCAGGAGGTACTTCCTGGGCAAAAGTAGAAAGTGAGAGGGCAGAAAATAATTTACAAAGAAGATTGGGAAAAACCTTTGCTGATTGGGGTTTACCTACCGCAGATTGTTTAGTTGAGATCCGCCACAACTATCCTGATATTCCTTTGATTGCTTCTGGTGGTTTACGAGATGGAATGGAAGTAGCTAAAGCGATCGCACTTGGGGCAGATTTGGCAGGTTTAGCTTTTCCTTTTTTACAAGCAGCTTCTGAGTCTCCTACTGCTTTGGATGAATTGGTACAGTTGTTGATTGCTGAAATTAAAACGGTTTTATTTTGTACAGGCAATCAAAATCTTACTGAGTTAAAGCGATCGCATTCTTTGCACAAGATTAGTTAA